In one Candidatus Desulfarcum epimagneticum genomic region, the following are encoded:
- a CDS encoding putative enzyme (Evidence 3 : Putative function from multiple computational evidences; Product type e : enzyme), which yields MEKQTDILLIQPPYPNLAFETTNVPLGLAWLSAVLKREGFKTSAYDLQIEGTDLKKMGKYIEDIQPEIIGVQFHGQVSFNYSMDVLKYIKKTFPKIKVVVGGQQATFRPDPILDEGGADYIGLGEGELTLPELMKHMLGYPGASKPDSIPGLMYKKNGKTVVTERGGRIDDLDSLPLPDRDVFQWQKYPQWVILTSRGCPYECAFCSSSSFWGRTVRFRSAENVVSEMEQLVEKYGVTSFLILDDTFTLKKNRVAKIADLIVEKKLPVKWGCGTRMDQIDESTLKDLKRAGCVEISFGLETANQATLDRIKKDIKVKQQKHAIKIAKAAGFQTRVSTMLGLPGETEKEVRNTLNFLLEAQPNEIQIYPILPFDGTTFSSKTEDMGVSVCDENYDNWVKDSFKPIAESRWLSRDSIVKMAKEMVATLSENGYTHMTGQEELTKKKLDKVVSTGLTAFQLVESYKTKKTEAKI from the coding sequence ATGGAAAAACAGACAGATATCTTATTGATACAACCGCCTTACCCGAATTTGGCTTTCGAAACCACGAATGTTCCGCTAGGTTTGGCATGGCTCAGCGCGGTTTTGAAAAGAGAAGGTTTTAAAACTTCGGCTTACGATCTTCAGATTGAAGGAACCGATTTAAAAAAAATGGGAAAGTATATCGAAGATATTCAGCCTGAAATTATCGGCGTTCAGTTTCACGGCCAGGTAAGTTTCAATTATTCCATGGATGTCTTGAAATATATAAAGAAAACTTTTCCGAAAATTAAGGTGGTTGTCGGAGGACAGCAGGCCACATTCAGACCCGACCCGATACTCGACGAAGGCGGAGCCGATTATATCGGACTGGGAGAGGGCGAATTGACACTCCCCGAACTAATGAAACATATGCTCGGATATCCCGGGGCGTCCAAGCCGGATTCCATACCGGGATTAATGTATAAAAAGAACGGCAAAACAGTCGTTACGGAGCGGGGGGGGAGAATAGATGATCTCGACTCTCTTCCTCTTCCGGACAGAGACGTTTTCCAGTGGCAAAAATATCCGCAATGGGTGATATTGACATCCCGCGGATGCCCTTACGAATGCGCGTTTTGCAGTTCAAGCAGTTTTTGGGGAAGAACCGTCAGGTTCCGGTCCGCCGAAAATGTTGTGTCCGAAATGGAGCAGCTGGTCGAAAAATATGGCGTCACATCCTTTCTCATACTTGACGACACCTTTACCCTCAAGAAAAATCGAGTCGCCAAAATAGCCGATTTGATTGTCGAAAAAAAACTTCCTGTCAAATGGGGCTGCGGCACGCGCATGGATCAGATTGATGAGTCAACGCTGAAAGATTTAAAAAGAGCCGGATGCGTCGAAATAAGTTTCGGCCTTGAAACCGCTAACCAGGCCACGCTTGACAGAATAAAGAAAGATATAAAAGTCAAACAGCAGAAGCATGCCATCAAAATCGCAAAAGCGGCGGGTTTTCAGACCCGGGTCAGCACAATGCTCGGGCTTCCGGGTGAAACTGAAAAAGAGGTGCGAAACACTCTTAATTTTCTTCTCGAAGCGCAACCCAACGAAATACAGATTTATCCAATTCTGCCTTTTGACGGAACCACATTTTCATCAAAAACTGAAGATATGGGAGTTTCAGTTTGCGACGAAAATTATGACAATTGGGTAAAAGACAGTTTTAAACCCATTGCGGAAAGCAGGTGGCTTTCCCGTGACAGCATCGTGAAAATGGCAAAAGAGATGGTGGCCACCCTTTCCGAAAACGGCTATACCCATATGACCGGACAGGAAGAGCTTACCAAAAAAAAGCTTGATAAAGTGGTGAGCACAGGACTTACCGCTTTTCAGCTGGTGGAAAGTTATAAAACAAAAAAAACGGAAGCCAAGATATGA
- a CDS encoding conserved hypothetical protein (Evidence 4 : Unknown function but conserved in other organisms) codes for MNELLLINPNMVFPGDSGISGRSANIRDVEKVINLGLLTIATCLDDAGVSLKIIDLVGIQNDAEMLLKALEREKPRYVGIACISCFAYPKVAEYAKLIKKTDKNIFIMAGGQHISGIPQIAMREMPDVDCVVKGEGEYVARQVILNMKNRLPIDQTPSIIYRSEGEVIDHTHIEGEKVDLNKIPFLRYDLYPDFKKFSPHVEESRWCPFKCHFCTSTPMANGVSSKDMPRFVDELEYVRSLYGQLKEKLKFFLACSTFGLKKKRIEEFIRIMREKELNIEWRTETRVDLPIVDYLEELVEVGLSVIDLGLESGSPRMLRLMNKCPNPEKYLEDAEIFISKVSKIKNLALKVNLVFYAGETPDTVMESTNFLFKHRAHIDSMSAGPVVLYPGVPMEELFPQYEADYGSSFVKGEFWEKVHAKPVNSSIHFSFNQLNEMALTLSKMLCRGKEYFEVKKYGQFPLGLEFKDFQNMVSELEPHKLPFDFSMQKSALSG; via the coding sequence ATGAACGAGTTGCTGCTCATCAATCCGAATATGGTATTCCCGGGCGATTCCGGAATTTCAGGCAGATCGGCAAATATCCGGGATGTTGAAAAAGTGATAAACCTCGGGCTTCTCACCATAGCCACATGTCTGGATGACGCGGGCGTTTCCCTGAAAATTATAGATCTGGTGGGAATTCAAAATGATGCCGAAATGCTTTTAAAGGCTTTGGAAAGAGAAAAACCTCGTTATGTCGGAATAGCCTGCATCTCATGCTTTGCTTACCCCAAAGTGGCCGAATATGCAAAGCTGATTAAAAAAACGGATAAAAATATTTTTATCATGGCGGGCGGACAACATATTTCCGGCATACCTCAGATTGCAATGCGGGAAATGCCGGATGTGGATTGCGTTGTCAAAGGCGAAGGGGAATATGTCGCCAGACAGGTGATCCTGAATATGAAAAACAGACTCCCTATAGATCAAACGCCTTCAATCATTTACCGCAGCGAGGGCGAGGTGATCGATCATACTCACATTGAGGGAGAAAAAGTCGATTTAAATAAAATTCCTTTTTTACGTTACGACCTTTATCCTGATTTTAAAAAATTTTCTCCTCATGTGGAAGAGAGTCGGTGGTGTCCTTTTAAATGTCACTTCTGCACTTCCACTCCCATGGCAAATGGGGTCAGCAGCAAAGATATGCCCCGGTTTGTGGATGAACTCGAATATGTGCGATCTCTTTACGGGCAACTCAAAGAAAAACTGAAATTCTTTCTGGCATGTTCGACTTTCGGACTTAAAAAAAAGAGAATAGAAGAGTTTATCAGAATTATGAGGGAAAAAGAGTTGAATATCGAATGGCGGACAGAGACCCGGGTCGATCTGCCGATTGTTGACTATCTCGAAGAATTGGTTGAAGTGGGATTGTCTGTGATTGATCTCGGACTCGAATCCGGAAGCCCTCGTATGCTCCGTTTGATGAACAAATGTCCGAATCCTGAAAAATATTTGGAAGACGCTGAAATTTTCATATCAAAAGTCAGCAAAATAAAAAACCTGGCCCTCAAAGTCAACCTGGTTTTTTATGCCGGAGAAACGCCCGATACGGTCATGGAAAGCACGAATTTTTTATTTAAACACAGGGCGCATATAGACAGCATGTCGGCGGGGCCGGTTGTGCTTTATCCCGGTGTGCCCATGGAAGAGCTGTTTCCCCAATATGAGGCTGACTACGGCTCTTCGTTTGTCAAAGGAGAGTTCTGGGAAAAAGTCCACGCCAAACCTGTTAACTCATCCATTCATTTCAGTTTCAATCAACTCAACGAAATGGCTTTGACGCTGTCAAAAATGCTTTGCCGGGGCAAGGAATACTTCGAAGTTAAAAAGTACGGGCAATTTCCCCTTGGCCTGGAATTTAAAGATTTTCAAAATATGGTTAGTGAGCTGGAGCCACATAAATTGCCATTTGATTTTAGCATGCAAAAATCAGCCCTGTCCGGTTAA
- a CDS encoding transposase, with translation MSKTRKIFRKNVMRKITEMQLKIGQVPISDIKIDLLSRDEIPQLLMGLQAIDSNRKLRDEVFKILRGIVPKKIDPDNGRPGMDLWKILVLGVLRLNSNWDYDKLHHIANEHKTVREFLGHTIYEFDRKYALQTIKDNLRLLSPEILDKISRLAVRAGHKLKGASDLSGRCDSFVVETDVHFPTDINLLLDAVRKILAHISRACSEAGVAGWRQHRHNYRKIKKKFNRINKMKRSTSKSSEKKAIRDALIMEAHQEYIDLAGSYVERAGESLKALKHDFENTARAMVVEHFVSHANRQINQIRRRVIQKETIPHHEKVFSIFEEHTEWISKGKAGVRQELGLRVCVLEDQYGFILHHHVMEKQTDEKVTVSMVEQTKSKFPGLRACSFDKGFYSPDTARKLKKYLDLVILPKKGALSKKDKEVEHSPDFIAGRRRHSAVESGINALENHGLDICRDHGIFGFKRYVALSVTARNIQILGAMIQKKRLKRIKRRKGQTPLRQAA, from the coding sequence ATGAGTAAAACCCGAAAAATCTTCAGGAAAAATGTTATGCGAAAAATCACAGAAATGCAACTGAAAATTGGTCAGGTTCCCATTTCAGACATTAAAATTGATCTTCTTTCCCGCGATGAAATTCCCCAATTATTGATGGGATTGCAGGCAATAGACTCAAATCGAAAACTGCGAGATGAGGTTTTTAAGATTTTAAGAGGCATTGTTCCCAAAAAAATTGATCCGGATAACGGCAGGCCCGGCATGGATTTATGGAAAATTCTGGTCCTGGGGGTTTTGAGGTTAAACTCCAATTGGGATTATGACAAACTGCATCATATTGCCAATGAGCACAAGACGGTTCGTGAATTTTTAGGGCACACGATTTATGAGTTTGACCGGAAATACGCCTTGCAGACCATCAAAGATAACCTGCGTCTGCTGAGCCCGGAAATTCTGGACAAAATAAGCCGGCTGGCGGTCAGGGCCGGTCACAAACTGAAAGGCGCCTCGGATCTTTCCGGGCGGTGCGATTCATTTGTAGTGGAAACGGATGTGCATTTTCCCACCGATATCAATCTGCTCTTAGACGCTGTCCGGAAGATTCTGGCTCACATCAGCCGCGCATGCTCTGAAGCGGGAGTTGCCGGCTGGAGGCAGCATCGGCACAATTATCGAAAAATAAAGAAGAAGTTCAATCGGATCAACAAAATGAAGCGTTCCACATCAAAGAGTTCTGAGAAAAAAGCGATCCGGGACGCCTTGATCATGGAGGCCCATCAGGAGTATATTGATCTTGCGGGGTCATATGTGGAGCGGGCCGGTGAAAGCCTGAAAGCTTTAAAACACGATTTCGAAAACACGGCCCGGGCCATGGTGGTTGAGCATTTTGTCTCCCACGCCAATCGGCAGATCAATCAGATTCGCAGACGGGTGATCCAAAAGGAGACAATCCCGCATCATGAAAAGGTTTTTTCCATATTTGAAGAGCACACGGAATGGATTTCAAAGGGAAAAGCCGGCGTCCGGCAGGAACTGGGTTTAAGAGTATGTGTGCTTGAAGACCAGTATGGATTTATCCTCCATCATCATGTCATGGAAAAACAAACGGATGAAAAAGTGACGGTTTCGATGGTAGAACAGACGAAAAGCAAATTTCCCGGTCTCAGGGCGTGCAGTTTTGACAAAGGATTTTACAGTCCCGACACCGCGCGAAAGCTTAAAAAATATCTTGACCTTGTGATTCTTCCCAAAAAAGGCGCGCTGTCCAAAAAGGACAAAGAAGTGGAGCATTCGCCGGATTTTATAGCCGGGAGACGTCGCCATTCCGCTGTTGAGTCAGGGATAAACGCCCTTGAGAATCATGGGCTGGACATCTGCCGGGATCACGGGATTTTCGGGTTCAAACGGTATGTCGCTCTATCGGTCACGGCTCGGAATATTCAGATATTAGGGGCCATGATTCAAAAAAAGAGACTGAAACGAATCAAGCGGAGAAAAGGGCAGACGCCGTTGCGGCAGGCCGCATAG
- a CDS encoding conserved hypothetical protein (Evidence 4 : Unknown function but conserved in other organisms), producing the protein MTENDFQHIPFSREQRNIDSCVLTNAIPKSGTYLINRIVECLENWENTEVQINHNFYYTFPTHGEAGIFKCLPPSSLKKLINGQFAAAHLPHSKDLEKVIADVSSSRRIKHVFLYRDPRDILVSYTRYVTYSPSYNRTPEARAKQKFMRHNFSNDEDRLTYIIQEKKDNYSVDKEDAYNIKYDFLKYEPWLHSRCAYAIKFEELYSELLEVKRKRLFGKIFKKLFDYLEIDINTIDPIKFYNSVYEKSFTASGEKNKIAQYKHYFKKRHYEMLDNADFKKILDVFGYEQ; encoded by the coding sequence ATGACAGAAAATGATTTTCAACATATACCGTTTTCGCGCGAACAAAGGAACATAGACAGTTGTGTTTTAACCAACGCTATACCCAAAAGTGGCACTTATTTGATAAATAGAATTGTAGAATGCCTGGAGAATTGGGAGAATACCGAAGTTCAAATCAATCATAATTTCTATTATACCTTTCCAACTCATGGCGAGGCCGGAATATTTAAATGCCTCCCGCCCTCTTCTCTGAAAAAACTGATCAATGGCCAATTTGCAGCCGCGCATTTGCCGCACAGCAAAGATTTAGAAAAAGTTATTGCAGACGTAAGCTCGTCAAGACGAATCAAACATGTTTTTCTCTATCGTGATCCAAGAGACATACTTGTGAGTTATACAAGATATGTCACATATTCTCCAAGCTACAATAGAACTCCGGAAGCCAGGGCTAAACAAAAATTTATGCGCCACAATTTTTCAAACGACGAGGATCGTCTGACATATATCATCCAAGAAAAAAAGGATAATTATTCTGTTGACAAGGAGGACGCTTACAATATCAAATATGATTTTTTAAAATATGAGCCATGGTTGCATAGCCGATGCGCTTATGCGATTAAATTTGAGGAACTATATTCAGAATTGCTTGAAGTAAAGAGAAAAAGGTTGTTTGGAAAAATTTTTAAAAAACTGTTTGATTATTTGGAGATTGATATAAATACTATTGATCCGATCAAATTTTACAACAGTGTTTATGAAAAAAGTTTTACAGCGTCTGGTGAAAAAAACAAAATTGCTCAGTATAAACATTACTTCAAAAAGCGCCATTACGAAATGCTCGACAATGCTGATTTCAAGAAAATACTTGATGTGTTTGGATATGAACAGTAA